One Actinomycetes bacterium DNA segment encodes these proteins:
- a CDS encoding UDP-N-acetyl glucosamine 2-epimerase translates to MTVAPARLKVMTIVGTRPEVIKLSRVVAELERHTDHLLVHSGQNYDHGLNQVFFDELGIRKPDHLLDAVGATVAESIGLVISRADQVMEAERPDALLLYGDTNTCLAVIAAKRRRIPVFHMEAGNRCFDDRVPEEINRRLVDHLSDVNLPLTEHARRHLLAEGLRPETVFKVGSPMKEVLEHHRAGIDGSRVLPALGLEPGRYLLVSAHREENVDVPHKLGQLVEGLRALAGRHGVPVIVSTHPRTRARLTGAGLCAPGEAGVAREADQRLRWLPPFGYLDWVQLQRNALCVVSDSGTLTEEASLLGFPAVMIRDAHERPEGMDEGVLVASGLRPDRVLAAVDTVTSQHAAGRTGRVVPDYDAPGVSRKVVRIILSYVAYVNRTVWSDPSGER, encoded by the coding sequence ATGACCGTCGCACCGGCCAGGCTCAAGGTCATGACCATCGTGGGCACCCGGCCCGAGGTCATCAAGCTCAGCCGGGTCGTGGCGGAGCTCGAACGGCACACCGACCACCTGCTCGTCCACTCCGGGCAGAACTACGACCACGGGCTCAACCAGGTGTTCTTCGACGAGCTCGGGATCCGCAAGCCCGACCACCTCCTGGACGCGGTCGGGGCGACTGTGGCCGAGTCGATCGGGCTCGTCATCTCCCGCGCCGACCAGGTGATGGAGGCCGAGCGGCCGGACGCGCTGCTGCTGTACGGCGACACCAACACCTGCCTGGCGGTGATCGCGGCCAAGCGGCGGCGGATCCCCGTGTTCCACATGGAGGCGGGCAACCGCTGCTTCGACGACCGCGTGCCCGAGGAGATCAACCGCCGGCTCGTGGACCACCTCAGCGACGTGAACCTGCCGCTGACCGAGCACGCCCGGCGCCACCTGCTCGCCGAGGGGCTGCGGCCCGAGACGGTCTTCAAGGTCGGCAGCCCTATGAAGGAGGTGCTCGAGCACCACCGGGCCGGGATCGACGGCTCGCGGGTGCTGCCCGCGCTCGGGCTGGAGCCCGGCCGCTACCTGCTGGTCAGCGCCCACCGGGAGGAGAACGTCGACGTCCCCCACAAGCTCGGCCAGCTCGTCGAGGGCCTGCGCGCCCTGGCCGGGCGGCACGGCGTGCCGGTGATCGTCTCCACCCACCCGAGGACCCGGGCCCGGCTCACCGGCGCGGGACTGTGCGCGCCCGGTGAAGCGGGCGTCGCCCGGGAGGCCGACCAGCGCCTGCGCTGGCTGCCGCCGTTCGGCTACCTCGACTGGGTGCAGCTCCAGCGCAACGCCCTGTGCGTGGTGTCCGACAGCGGCACGCTCACCGAGGAGGCGTCGCTGCTCGGCTTCCCCGCCGTCATGATCCGCGACGCCCACGAGCGCCCCGAGGGGATGGACGAGGGCGTGCTCGTGGCCAGCGGGCTCCGCCCCGACCGGGTCCTGGCCGCGGTCGACACCGTCACCAGCCAGCACGCCGCCGGGCGAACCGGGCGGGTCGTGCCCGACTACGACGCCCCGGGCGTCTCCCGGAAGGTGGTCCGCATCATCTTGAGCTACGTGGCCTACGTGAACCGGACCGTCTGGTCGGACCCGAGCGGGGAGCGGTAG
- a CDS encoding SDR family oxidoreductase, whose product MRLLVVGGDGMLGHRLLAQLGPVHEVRVTLRRPLAAYAGHGLYSEANAEPGIDVRDFGVVLDVLDRFRPEAVVNAAGIVKQRPEARSAVPSIEVNALFPQRLAAACRRAGTRLVHLSTDCVFSGRRGGYTEADEPDPQDLYGRTKLLGEVDDGACLVLRSSIIGLELGNRLGLVEWFLAQQGPVRGFRHAVYTGLTTAEMARVIDRVLARHPGLAGLWHVAAEPVGKYDLLCSLAAHLGRDVEVRPDDAVRCDRSLTAERFRLATGWDPPTWDEMLGELAGQVREREGT is encoded by the coding sequence ATGAGGCTGCTCGTGGTCGGCGGGGACGGCATGCTCGGGCATCGGCTGCTGGCCCAGCTCGGGCCCGTGCACGAGGTCCGGGTCACCCTGCGCCGGCCGCTGGCCGCCTACGCCGGGCACGGCCTGTACTCAGAGGCCAACGCCGAGCCAGGCATCGACGTGCGCGACTTCGGTGTCGTGCTCGACGTGCTCGACCGGTTCCGTCCCGAGGCGGTCGTCAACGCCGCCGGGATCGTCAAGCAGCGGCCCGAGGCGCGCTCGGCCGTGCCCAGCATCGAGGTGAACGCCCTGTTCCCCCAGCGGCTCGCCGCCGCCTGCCGCCGGGCAGGCACCCGCCTGGTCCACCTGTCCACCGACTGCGTCTTCTCGGGGCGGCGGGGCGGCTACACCGAGGCCGACGAGCCCGACCCCCAGGACCTCTACGGCCGCACCAAGCTGCTCGGCGAGGTCGACGACGGTGCCTGCCTGGTGCTGCGCTCCTCGATCATCGGCCTGGAGCTCGGCAACCGGCTCGGCCTGGTCGAGTGGTTCCTGGCCCAGCAGGGGCCAGTACGCGGCTTCCGACACGCCGTCTACACCGGGCTGACCACGGCCGAGATGGCCCGCGTGATCGACCGGGTGCTTGCCAGGCACCCCGGGCTGGCGGGCCTGTGGCACGTGGCCGCCGAGCCGGTCGGCAAGTACGACCTGCTCTGCTCCCTCGCCGCCCACCTCGGCCGGGACGTCGAGGTCCGGCCCGACGACGCGGTGCGCTGCGACCGGAGCCTCACGGCGGAGCGCTTCCGCCTGGCGACCGGGTGGGACCCGCCCACCTGGGACGAGATGCTCGGCGAGCTCGCCGGGCAGGTCCGCGAACGGGAGGGCACGTGA
- a CDS encoding glycosyltransferase family 4 protein, whose translation MAEPPSSRPTEPRAGRPLRILVVSQYFWPEEFRVNDLALELADRGHEVTVLTGQPSFPSRALFGGYGPFRPWTERLGRVAVKRVPLASRGRGQGWRLALNYLSFAASASLLGPARLRGRFDVIFVYQPSPVTVGVPAAVLRRLKGVPIVFWVQDLWPESLAATGAVTSERVLRWVGRLVRWLYQQSDCVLMTSRGFLDHVAALGARPSKVAYFPQWAESAYAPVRLDEDAPERRELPGGFRVVLAGNIGTAQSLGTVLDAAGRLRDLDDVNWVIIGDGRQRAWVEAEVARRGLAGRVHLLGRRPVEAMPRYLSLADALVVALERREIYALTIPARLQSFLACGKPVLGALDGEGARVIEESGAGIAVPAEDAVALAGAVRCLYHLPAAERAAMGARGRAYFLEHFERQKLLDQLEACMRETAGGPEAAGSAARPVRVEAGRPIGTAGATPGVREQEARR comes from the coding sequence ATGGCTGAGCCCCCCTCCAGCCGGCCGACTGAGCCCCGCGCCGGCCGGCCGCTCCGGATCCTGGTCGTCAGCCAGTACTTCTGGCCGGAGGAGTTCCGCGTCAACGACCTGGCCCTGGAGCTGGCCGACCGCGGCCACGAGGTGACGGTCCTGACCGGCCAGCCCAGCTTCCCGAGCCGGGCCCTGTTCGGCGGCTACGGCCCCTTCCGGCCCTGGACCGAGCGGCTCGGCCGGGTCGCGGTGAAGCGCGTCCCGCTCGCCTCCCGGGGGCGCGGCCAGGGCTGGCGGCTGGCCCTCAACTACCTGTCGTTCGCGGCCTCGGCGAGCCTGCTCGGCCCTGCCCGCCTGCGCGGGCGCTTCGACGTGATCTTCGTGTACCAGCCCTCGCCGGTGACCGTCGGCGTGCCAGCGGCCGTGCTCAGGCGCCTCAAGGGCGTCCCCATCGTGTTCTGGGTGCAGGACCTGTGGCCGGAGTCGCTCGCAGCCACCGGCGCGGTCACCTCCGAGCGGGTTCTGCGCTGGGTGGGCCGGCTGGTGCGCTGGCTCTACCAGCAGAGCGACTGCGTGCTGATGACCTCCCGGGGCTTCCTCGACCACGTCGCCGCGCTCGGCGCCCGGCCGTCCAAGGTCGCCTACTTCCCGCAGTGGGCGGAGAGCGCCTACGCGCCCGTGCGGCTCGACGAGGACGCGCCCGAGCGCCGCGAGCTGCCAGGCGGCTTCCGCGTCGTGCTGGCCGGCAACATCGGCACCGCCCAGTCGCTCGGCACCGTCCTGGACGCCGCCGGGCGCCTGCGCGACCTCGACGACGTCAACTGGGTGATCATCGGCGACGGCCGGCAGCGGGCCTGGGTCGAGGCCGAGGTGGCCCGCAGGGGGCTCGCGGGCCGGGTCCATCTGCTCGGGCGGCGGCCGGTCGAGGCGATGCCGCGCTACCTGTCGCTGGCCGACGCGCTGGTGGTGGCCCTGGAACGCAGGGAGATCTACGCGCTCACCATCCCGGCCCGGCTGCAGTCCTTCCTGGCCTGCGGCAAGCCGGTGCTCGGCGCGCTCGACGGCGAGGGGGCCAGGGTGATCGAGGAGTCAGGGGCCGGGATCGCGGTCCCTGCCGAGGACGCCGTCGCGCTGGCCGGGGCGGTGCGCTGCCTGTACCACCTGCCCGCCGCCGAGCGCGCGGCGATGGGCGCCAGGGGCCGCGCCTACTTCCTCGAGCACTTCGAGCGCCAGAAGCTCCTGGACCAACTGGAGGCGTGCATGCGGGAGACCGCCGGCGGACCCGAGGCGGCCGGGAGCGCCGCCCGCCCGGTGCGCGTGGAGGCGGGGCGCCCGATCGGCACGGCGGGCGCAACCCCGGGCGTGCGTGAGCAGGAGGCGCGCCGATGA
- a CDS encoding glycosyltransferase family 4 protein — protein MLSGALLTLALTLGLSPLLLRALRRLQVLDQPTHRSSHTVATLRGGGLAPACAATAMLSGVPVLDPPQRAGLAVVVIGFGAVGLLEDLRGVPPLPRFALQLLAAALALPFLLTGLTGPPGWQVVFALAVAVWLVAYANAFNFMDGINGISGVQAAVAGLAWFAVGHVQGAHALAAGGLLIAAAAAGFLPFNFPHPRCFLGDVGSYFFGSWIAALVVVALRSGVPPEAAVAPVLLYLADTGTTLLRRVSHGEAWYRPHRDHVYQRLVRLGWSHARTTATVGGLTAGCALLGGLGAAAPAGGRAVAALGLACATAAYLALPRLVSASAGEAVPVTDG, from the coding sequence GTGCTGTCCGGGGCCCTGCTCACCCTCGCGCTCACCCTGGGGCTCTCCCCGCTCCTGCTCCGGGCGCTGCGCCGGCTCCAGGTCCTCGACCAGCCCACCCACCGCTCCTCCCACACGGTGGCCACCCTGCGCGGGGGTGGGCTCGCCCCCGCCTGCGCGGCCACCGCGATGCTGTCCGGGGTGCCGGTGCTCGACCCGCCCCAGCGGGCCGGGCTCGCGGTCGTGGTCATCGGCTTCGGCGCGGTCGGGCTGCTGGAGGACCTCCGCGGCGTGCCGCCCCTGCCCCGCTTCGCGCTGCAGCTGCTGGCCGCCGCGCTCGCCCTGCCGTTCCTGCTCACCGGCCTCACCGGGCCGCCGGGCTGGCAGGTCGTGTTCGCCTTGGCGGTGGCCGTGTGGCTGGTCGCCTACGCCAACGCCTTCAACTTCATGGACGGCATCAACGGCATCTCCGGGGTCCAGGCCGCCGTCGCGGGACTGGCCTGGTTCGCCGTCGGCCACGTCCAGGGCGCCCACGCGCTCGCCGCCGGCGGGCTGCTGATCGCCGCCGCCGCAGCCGGCTTCCTGCCCTTCAACTTCCCGCACCCCCGCTGCTTCCTCGGCGACGTCGGCAGCTACTTCTTCGGGTCGTGGATCGCCGCGCTCGTGGTCGTCGCGCTGCGCTCGGGCGTGCCGCCCGAGGCGGCCGTGGCGCCGGTGCTGCTCTACCTGGCCGACACCGGTACCACCCTGCTGCGGCGGGTCAGCCACGGCGAGGCCTGGTACCGGCCCCATCGCGACCACGTCTACCAGCGGCTCGTCCGGCTCGGCTGGTCGCACGCGCGCACCACCGCGACCGTCGGCGGCCTCACCGCCGGGTGCGCCCTGCTCGGTGGCCTGGGTGCGGCCGCCCCGGCCGGCGGCCGGGCCGTGGCCGCGCTCGGCCTCGCCTGCGCCACCGCCGCCTACCTCGCCCTGCCGCGGCTGGTGAGCGCCTCCGCCGGCGAGGCGGTCCCGGTGACCGATGGCTGA
- a CDS encoding polysaccharide biosynthesis protein, with protein sequence MILEGRTILVTGGTGSLGQVLVRRVLSGELGTPGKVVVLSRDEAKQHAMRLSYLHKSVTTDEVIYRNFSRALEFRIGDVRSYHDVCSALRDADFVVNAAALKQVPTCEYFPDQAVMTNCLGAVNITRAIREHDYPVQAVVAVSTDKACKPVNVMGMTKALQERIVVAANIGRTATRFMVVRYGNVLASRGSVIPLFHSQIEQGGPVTVTTPEMTRFLVTLEEAVDMVFRALREGRPGETLVPITPSATVMNIASALVGERDVEISVNGIRPGEKLHEVLVSEEECNHTTRRGRYYVIAPMLPELAGLPEARQAAEAVPGGDLKGEYSSADDVVDLDETVALLERNRLLVGQVRFNGGVELLR encoded by the coding sequence GTGATCCTCGAAGGCAGGACGATCCTGGTCACCGGCGGCACCGGGTCGCTCGGCCAGGTGCTGGTCAGGCGGGTGCTCTCCGGCGAGCTGGGCACGCCGGGCAAGGTCGTCGTGCTGTCCAGGGACGAGGCCAAGCAGCACGCCATGCGCCTCTCCTACCTGCACAAGTCGGTCACCACCGACGAGGTCATCTACCGCAACTTCTCGCGCGCCCTGGAGTTCCGCATCGGCGACGTGCGCAGCTACCACGACGTCTGCTCGGCCCTGCGCGACGCCGACTTCGTGGTCAACGCGGCAGCGCTCAAGCAGGTGCCGACCTGCGAGTACTTCCCGGATCAGGCGGTGATGACCAACTGCCTGGGCGCGGTCAACATCACCCGCGCCATCCGTGAGCACGACTACCCGGTGCAGGCGGTCGTCGCGGTCTCCACCGACAAGGCGTGCAAGCCCGTGAACGTCATGGGCATGACCAAGGCGCTGCAGGAGCGGATCGTGGTCGCGGCCAACATCGGGCGGACCGCCACCCGCTTCATGGTGGTCCGCTACGGCAACGTGCTCGCCTCCCGCGGGTCGGTCATCCCGCTGTTCCACAGCCAGATCGAGCAGGGCGGCCCGGTCACGGTCACCACCCCGGAGATGACCCGCTTCCTGGTCACCCTCGAGGAGGCCGTGGACATGGTCTTCCGGGCCCTCCGGGAGGGCCGCCCGGGCGAGACGCTCGTGCCCATCACCCCGTCGGCCACGGTCATGAACATCGCCTCGGCGCTGGTGGGCGAGCGTGACGTCGAGATCAGCGTGAACGGGATCCGCCCCGGCGAGAAGCTGCACGAGGTGCTGGTCTCCGAGGAGGAGTGCAACCACACCACCAGGCGGGGCCGGTACTACGTGATCGCGCCGATGCTCCCCGAGCTGGCGGGACTGCCTGAGGCGCGCCAGGCCGCCGAGGCGGTCCCGGGTGGCGACCTCAAGGGGGAGTACAGCTCGGCCGACGACGTCGTCGACCTGGACGAGACCGTCGCCCTGCTGGAGCGCAACCGGCTGCTGGTCGGCCAGGTCCGCTTCAACGGCGGCGTGGAGCTGCTGCGATGA